In Caloenas nicobarica isolate bCalNic1 chromosome 5, bCalNic1.hap1, whole genome shotgun sequence, a single genomic region encodes these proteins:
- the LOC135989807 gene encoding POLG alternative reading frame-like: MARRGRALRCPAGARVGVRCPPAPGRAGQGLRRGAGPGEARQNFRRGGLRCAPRPRAAVLPEPRAAAAAAAAAATQAACGTPRAVSEPRPAAPARSVAAAADGPALINTPATCGMCARPAARSRGAAARGWSPPGTARRRSLRPLPARDSTSGQSTAAGRGQPSGNKRRGLLHVRAGGVACTPASPTARGVGVASAIEEFSPRMSRRRGPPAPPARGYRHPASPCSAGPGLLDWSK; this comes from the coding sequence ATGGCGCGGCGGGGACGGGCGCTCCGCTGCCCTGCCGGCGCCCGCGTCGGGGTGAGATGCCCGCCGGCTCCAGGCCGAGCCGGGCAGGGGCTCCGCCGCGGCGCGGGGccaggcgaggcgaggcaaaaCTTTCGCCGCGGCGGGCTGCGCTGCGCTCCGCGGCCCAGGGCGGCGGTGCTGCCGGAGccccgcgctgctgctgctgctgccgccgccgccgccacccaAGCAGCGTGCGGGACACCCCGGGCAGTGAGCGAACCGCgcccggcagcccccgcccgCTCCGTGGCCGCGGCAGCAGATGGCCCCGCGCTGATTAATACGCCGGCTACGTGCGGGATGTGTGctcgccccgccgcccgctcgCGCGGCGCCGCCGCACGTGGGTGGAGCCCGCCCGGCACGGCGCGGCGCCGCTCGCTCCGCCCACTCCCCGCCCGCGACAGCACAAGCGGCCAATCCACTGCAGCGGGGCGTGGCCAGCCCTCGGGGAACAAGCGGCGGGGGCTGCTACACGTGCGCGCAGGGGGTGTGGCCTGCACGCCCGCAAGTCCCACCGCTCGGGGAGTGGGCGTGGCCAGCGCCATTGAGGAATTCTCCCCTCGCATGTCGCGGCGCCGcggcccccctgccccgccGGCCCGGGGGTACCGGCACCCCGCCTCGCCCTGCTCCGCCGGCCCGGGGCTCTTGGACTGGTCCAAGTGA